A genome region from Panthera leo isolate Ple1 chromosome A2, P.leo_Ple1_pat1.1, whole genome shotgun sequence includes the following:
- the LOC122213092 gene encoding olfactory receptor 7A17-like, which produces MYLISVFGNLLIILAVSSASHLHTPMYFFLSILSFVDICITSTIIPKMLVNIQTQTKIITYTGCISQIYFSTLFAGWDNFLLAVMAYDRFVAICHPLHYTVIMNPWLCGLLALVSWITIVSLFYCTVLEGYLISSATQNSHSSATASVMYTVVTPMLNPFIYSLRNKDIKGALRRSFGMAGTKGTIVLLVKKCP; this is translated from the exons ATGTACTTGATCAGTGTCTTTGGAAACCTGCTCATCATCCTGGCTGTCAGCTCTGCCTCCCACCTCCACACGcctatgtatttctttctctccatcctgtCCTTTGTGGACATTTGTATCACCTCTACCATCATCCCAAAGATGTTGGTAAATATACAGACACAGACTAAAATTATAACCTATACAGGATGCATCAGCCAGATCTATTTTTCTACACTCTTTGCAGGCTGGGACAACTTTCTCCTGGCcgtgatggcctatgaccgcttcGTGGCCATCTGTCACCCCCTGCACTACACGGTCATCATGAACCCCTGGCTCTGTGGACTGCTGGCTCTGGTGTCCTGGATCACGA TTGTCTCCTTATTTTATTGCACGGTCCTGGAAGGGTACCTTATCTCCTCTGCTACCCAGAACTCCCACTCAAGTGCAACAGCCTCAGTGATGTACACGGTGGTCACgcccatgctgaaccccttcatctacagcctgaggaacaaaGACATAAAGGGGGCTCTGAGGAGATCCTTCGGGATGGCAGGGACAAAAGGGACCATCGTCCTGCTGGTGAAGAAGTGCCCTTGA